A stretch of Myxococcus hansupus DNA encodes these proteins:
- a CDS encoding GMC oxidoreductase, producing MRRLSSPWSELASHYAVVVVGSGYGGAISASRLARAGQQVCVLERGRELLPGDYPRTDTEFMSEFQVHFDPEAAASVGSPTALFELHRGGDVSVVTGCGLGGTSLINANVAMRPDPRVFLDARWPEAFRADVDGLLEDGFAWAEHMLRPLPYPASGPPLATLDALARSAEKLGGTLRRPPLTVTFEEGVNAAGVRQSACTLCGDCMTGCNFGAKNSVLMNYLPDAHRHGAKLFTEVGVRYLARDGARWRVYYRPMNAGRERFDAPDLWVTADRIILAAGTMGTAEILLRSKALGLSLSSRLGQRFSNNGDVMAFGYNTDVPVHGVGLGGPPTAGQPPVGPTISGIIDDRATLRQEDGMIIENGAIPAALARPVTALLAAASAVAGEDTDRGVLDRVEELARMADSAVRGPYHGAMRNTQTFLVMSHDDGAGELRLSGDRVRVYWPGAGQQAVFTRVDERLRRATEALGGTFVRNPLWNKLTGHELLCTHPLGGCAMGDRAEEGVVDHEGRVFAGPEGAEVHEGLYVSDGSVIPRPLGINPLLTISAVAERTVALMAKRQGWIVDYAPVPEAPAPRPVQPLAVQFTETMYGYIAETADEDFLQAGDPARRDTSPLRFIVTVASRDLEETLSHPLHPMQLSGCVVAPVLSSRPLTVERGVLHLMTHDGARPGGRRMRYQLPLVSESGERFFIDGYKDVHDDDGPDLWVDTTRLLVSVFRGEDDSGACIARGYLRLNAKDFAVQLSTLRVLHAQGTLQRLAALARFGRFFFGALFETYVRSKAA from the coding sequence ATGCGGAGGTTGTCATCCCCTTGGAGTGAGCTGGCGTCGCATTACGCCGTGGTGGTGGTGGGGTCGGGATATGGCGGGGCCATCTCCGCCAGCCGCCTGGCGCGCGCGGGTCAGCAGGTCTGCGTGCTGGAGCGGGGCCGGGAGCTGCTACCCGGTGACTATCCGCGCACGGACACCGAGTTCATGTCCGAGTTCCAGGTGCACTTCGACCCCGAAGCCGCCGCGTCCGTGGGCAGTCCCACGGCGCTGTTCGAGCTCCACCGGGGTGGGGACGTCTCCGTCGTCACGGGCTGCGGGTTGGGCGGCACGTCGCTCATCAATGCCAACGTGGCCATGCGCCCGGACCCCCGCGTGTTCCTGGACGCTCGCTGGCCCGAGGCGTTCCGCGCCGACGTGGACGGCCTGCTGGAAGATGGCTTCGCCTGGGCCGAGCACATGCTGCGGCCCTTGCCCTATCCCGCGTCCGGGCCTCCCCTGGCCACGTTGGACGCGCTGGCACGCTCCGCGGAGAAGCTGGGCGGCACGCTTCGCCGGCCTCCGCTGACAGTTACCTTCGAGGAGGGCGTCAACGCCGCGGGCGTGCGTCAGTCCGCGTGCACGTTGTGCGGTGACTGCATGACGGGCTGCAACTTCGGCGCGAAGAACTCCGTGTTGATGAACTACCTGCCGGACGCGCACCGGCACGGGGCGAAGCTCTTCACGGAAGTGGGCGTGCGCTACCTGGCGCGCGATGGCGCCCGGTGGCGCGTGTACTACCGGCCGATGAACGCTGGCCGCGAGCGCTTCGATGCGCCGGACCTGTGGGTGACCGCGGACCGAATCATCCTCGCGGCGGGGACGATGGGGACGGCGGAAATCCTGCTGCGCTCGAAGGCGCTGGGGCTGTCCTTGTCGAGCCGCCTGGGACAGCGCTTCAGCAACAACGGGGACGTGATGGCCTTCGGCTACAACACGGACGTCCCGGTACATGGCGTGGGGCTGGGCGGGCCGCCCACGGCTGGACAGCCGCCCGTGGGGCCCACCATCAGCGGCATCATCGATGACCGGGCCACGCTCCGTCAGGAAGACGGGATGATCATCGAGAACGGCGCCATCCCCGCGGCCCTCGCGCGCCCCGTGACGGCGCTGCTCGCAGCGGCCTCCGCTGTCGCCGGAGAGGATACGGACCGGGGTGTCCTGGACCGCGTGGAGGAACTGGCGCGCATGGCGGACAGCGCCGTGCGCGGGCCGTACCACGGTGCAATGCGCAACACACAGACGTTCCTCGTGATGTCCCATGATGACGGCGCCGGAGAGCTGCGGCTGTCTGGAGACAGGGTGCGCGTCTATTGGCCGGGCGCGGGTCAGCAAGCCGTCTTCACGCGGGTGGACGAGCGTCTGCGGCGCGCCACGGAGGCGCTCGGAGGGACCTTCGTTCGCAACCCGCTCTGGAACAAGCTGACGGGCCATGAGCTCCTCTGCACCCACCCGCTGGGCGGGTGTGCCATGGGGGATCGGGCGGAAGAGGGTGTGGTGGACCACGAGGGCCGCGTCTTCGCCGGACCGGAGGGGGCGGAGGTCCACGAAGGGCTCTACGTCAGTGACGGTTCGGTGATTCCAAGGCCGCTGGGCATCAACCCATTGCTCACCATCTCCGCAGTGGCGGAGCGCACCGTGGCGCTGATGGCGAAGCGGCAGGGCTGGATTGTGGACTACGCGCCGGTCCCGGAAGCGCCGGCGCCTCGGCCCGTGCAGCCCCTGGCCGTGCAGTTCACCGAGACGATGTATGGGTACATCGCCGAGACGGCCGACGAGGATTTCCTCCAGGCAGGGGACCCCGCGCGCCGGGACACCTCACCCCTCCGCTTCATCGTCACGGTGGCGTCCCGGGATTTGGAGGAGACGCTCTCGCATCCCCTGCACCCCATGCAGTTGTCGGGCTGCGTGGTGGCGCCCGTGCTGTCCTCGCGGCCGTTGACGGTGGAGCGCGGCGTGCTGCACCTGATGACACACGACGGGGCGCGTCCCGGTGGCCGGCGGATGCGCTATCAACTGCCCCTGGTCTCCGAATCCGGAGAGCGCTTCTTCATCGACGGCTACAAGGACGTCCATGACGACGACGGCCCGGACCTTTGGGTGGACACCACGCGGCTGCTGGTGTCCGTCTTCCGCGGCGAGGATGACTCGGGCGCTTGCATCGCCCGGGGCTACCTGCGGCTGAACGCCAAGGACTTCGCCGTGCAACTGTCCACGCTGCGGGTGCTTCATGCCCAGGGCACGTTGCAGCGC
- a CDS encoding endonuclease V: MERQSEAGRWDVTPSEAVELQRRLREQLVLRPPPGLKVERIAGADISTEKWKDTGFGGFVVLDLASLQPVAQSGAAVTLRFPYVPGLLSFRELPILEVAWARLSVRPDVVIFDGHGTAHPRRMGIACHGGLLLGIPSIGCGKSLLVGTHGPLGEARGSTTPLMHRGEVVGMAVRTRKGVQPVYVSPGHLMDLPTAVELVLAVSPKFREPETTRHAHRLVNALRRAGGEAAEVE, encoded by the coding sequence ATGGAGCGACAGTCGGAGGCGGGGCGCTGGGACGTGACGCCCTCGGAGGCGGTGGAGTTGCAGCGCCGGTTGCGTGAGCAGTTGGTGTTGCGGCCGCCTCCCGGCTTGAAGGTCGAACGCATCGCGGGCGCCGACATCTCCACGGAGAAATGGAAGGACACGGGCTTCGGAGGCTTCGTGGTGCTGGACCTGGCCTCGCTCCAGCCGGTGGCGCAGTCTGGCGCGGCGGTGACGCTGCGCTTCCCCTACGTTCCGGGCCTGCTGTCCTTCCGCGAGCTGCCCATTCTGGAAGTCGCCTGGGCGCGGCTCTCCGTGCGCCCCGACGTGGTCATCTTCGATGGTCATGGCACCGCGCATCCCCGGCGCATGGGGATTGCGTGTCATGGGGGCTTGCTGCTCGGCATTCCGTCCATTGGCTGCGGGAAGTCCCTGCTCGTGGGAACGCATGGGCCACTGGGCGAGGCACGCGGCTCCACCACACCCCTCATGCACCGGGGCGAAGTCGTGGGCATGGCGGTGCGCACGCGCAAGGGTGTGCAGCCCGTGTACGTTTCCCCGGGCCACCTGATGGATCTGCCCACGGCGGTGGAGCTGGTGCTCGCGGTGAGCCCGAAGTTCCGAGAACCGGAGACCACCCGGCACGCGCACCGGCTCGTCAACGCGCTCCGTCGCGCGGGTGGCGAGGCCGCGGAGGTCGAATAA